A region of uncultured Draconibacterium sp. DNA encodes the following proteins:
- a CDS encoding glycoside hydrolase family 97 protein, producing MKRLNFTLNLCRIVKFPLVIILVGLLSGSVLAKGGIQELTSPDNNIKVRIELADKIFYSISANNFLLMEKSSLELKLKDQTLGENPRLSAKKYSSINEQIDREIPLRNGVVNNHCNVLLLKFKGDYSIEFRAYNDGVAYRFITNMGDKNIEVLDEEVHLQFPSTFDAVLSPTRSFKTSYEISYVESNTADARELDKSTLPILIDSKQDFKILFSEADLFDYPCLFMKGADGNAMNSTFPKCPLEFGEDGDRSMKILKEADYIAKTKGSRSFPWRVFMISSDDKQIFENEMIFKLSRPNELGDTDWIKPGQVSWEWWHDARLYGVDFKSGYNLESYKYYIDFASDFGIPYIIMDEGWAKSTRDPYTPNPTIDLFELIKYGQSKNVKIVLWLTWLTVENNIDLFKTFSEWGIAGVKIDFMDRSDQWMVNYYERIAREAAKYKLFVDYHGAFKPAGMERALPNILSYEGIVGMEQNIGGGRATTKNNAYLPFVRNAVGPADFTPGAMNSVHPEDYKSTRTNPVSIGTRAYQLALYVTLESGIQMLADNPFYYYRERECTDFITSVPVLWDETRVLEAKAGEYFVVAKRSNSKWFIGAITDTKQRSFKLNLDFLNEGAAYKMTAFQDGVNANVQAMDYKKITKNVSSGETIEIDLARDGGWAAVIEQVK from the coding sequence ATGAAGCGATTGAATTTCACATTGAACTTATGCAGGATTGTTAAGTTTCCATTAGTCATTATACTGGTAGGTCTGCTTTCTGGTTCTGTTCTTGCCAAGGGAGGCATTCAGGAACTTACGTCTCCTGATAATAATATCAAGGTTCGTATCGAACTTGCAGATAAGATTTTTTACTCGATTAGTGCCAATAATTTTTTGTTGATGGAAAAGAGTTCGTTGGAGCTCAAGTTAAAAGATCAGACTTTGGGTGAGAATCCGAGACTTTCTGCAAAGAAATACAGTTCAATCAATGAACAAATTGATCGTGAAATTCCATTGAGAAATGGGGTCGTTAATAATCACTGCAATGTTCTTTTACTCAAATTTAAAGGTGATTATTCCATTGAATTCCGAGCTTATAATGATGGTGTCGCTTATCGTTTTATTACAAATATGGGAGATAAAAATATTGAAGTATTGGATGAAGAAGTTCACCTTCAGTTCCCTTCCACTTTTGATGCCGTGCTTTCACCGACCCGTTCTTTCAAAACATCGTATGAAATATCGTATGTGGAATCTAATACTGCTGATGCCAGAGAATTGGACAAGAGCACACTTCCGATTTTAATTGATAGTAAACAGGATTTTAAAATTTTGTTTTCTGAAGCTGACTTGTTCGACTATCCGTGTTTGTTTATGAAAGGTGCTGATGGAAATGCGATGAACAGTACTTTTCCGAAATGTCCGCTTGAATTTGGAGAAGATGGAGACCGCAGTATGAAAATCTTAAAAGAGGCTGATTATATTGCAAAAACAAAAGGATCGCGCAGTTTTCCATGGCGGGTTTTCATGATCAGTAGCGATGACAAACAAATCTTTGAAAATGAAATGATTTTCAAATTATCCCGTCCGAATGAGTTGGGAGACACCGATTGGATTAAACCGGGACAGGTAAGTTGGGAATGGTGGCACGATGCGCGCTTGTACGGCGTTGACTTTAAATCGGGATATAACCTTGAGTCGTACAAATACTACATTGATTTTGCATCTGATTTTGGTATTCCTTACATTATAATGGATGAAGGATGGGCTAAAAGCACACGCGATCCGTATACTCCAAATCCAACTATTGATTTGTTTGAGCTGATCAAATATGGTCAGTCAAAGAATGTGAAAATTGTACTCTGGTTAACTTGGTTGACTGTTGAAAATAATATCGACCTGTTTAAGACTTTTAGTGAGTGGGGGATTGCCGGTGTTAAAATCGATTTTATGGATCGCAGTGACCAATGGATGGTTAATTATTATGAGCGTATTGCACGTGAAGCTGCCAAATATAAATTGTTTGTCGACTATCACGGAGCATTTAAACCTGCGGGAATGGAACGTGCCTTGCCAAATATTTTGTCCTATGAAGGTATTGTTGGTATGGAACAAAATATTGGGGGCGGACGGGCAACCACTAAGAATAACGCGTATCTCCCATTTGTAAGAAATGCTGTTGGGCCTGCAGATTTTACTCCCGGAGCAATGAATTCAGTACATCCCGAAGATTACAAATCAACACGTACCAATCCCGTAAGTATCGGTACTCGTGCTTATCAACTGGCTTTATATGTAACACTTGAAAGTGGAATTCAAATGTTGGCCGACAATCCTTTTTACTATTATCGTGAGCGGGAATGCACAGATTTTATTACCAGTGTGCCTGTTTTATGGGACGAGACCAGGGTTTTAGAGGCGAAAGCCGGTGAGTATTTTGTAGTAGCAAAGCGTAGTAATAGCAAGTGGTTTATTGGTGCAATTACCGATACAAAGCAACGTAGTTTCAAATTAAATCTTGATTTTCTTAACGAAGGAGCTGCCTACAAAATGACCGCTTTTCAAGATGGTGTAAACGCCAATGTGCAGGCAATGGATTATAAAAAAATAACTAAAAATGTGAGCAGCGGAGAAACGATTGAAATAGATCTGGCCAGGGACGGAGGTTGGGCTGCTGTAATTGAACAAGTAAAATAA
- a CDS encoding GH92 family glycosyl hydrolase, with amino-acid sequence MIRTILLITFIFTMVGCHTASNHSSPNNPEKLTQYVNTFLGTAPLQDSIDCGYNPPEDWRVWAGLTYPGASLPNAMVQLSPITEWRSGAGYEYEDDVILAFTHTNKGHWNLCHIPVLPVTEDFTDNDFGSKFSHENESAEPGYYQVKLDRYDINARLTSTLHCGFHQYDYPKGKPQKLVLNLSRSNERVRDWHIEQVGDNAFKGYQQTGEKIYFYAETNRTIVNLETSGESRREIALVSFNESESDQPLELKLALSFVSNENAKENLEAELAGKSFEKVKTEASETWEALLSKIQVEGGTEKQKELFYSSLYRSFLWPALRSDVNGEFTDASGKVVNKGFRYYTNPSLWDTYRNKLVLLGMLSPDVTADVIQSLIDKGEKTGFMPTFFHGDHAAPFISGSYLRGIRDYDVESAYQLLLNNATKEGGTRPHIAEYIEKGYISTPEVKNPHVESKAKAGVTKTLEFAYDDYAVALLAKELNKTEDYEMLMKRTSNYKNLFDPSTGLMRGRLENGDWVPDFNAEYPYYEYMYREANAWQSSFFAPHDTKGLIGLYKSEAEFEEKLDALFSIPWNANHIARNVSSFIGQYCHGNQPDHSSPYLYTFIGKQEKSQMYLDSIMNRFYGMGEWGNALCGMDDAGEMSAWYVFAAMGIYPYSPGDAEYIVSVPLFNSVKLDLGEQSEFKISKTNSGRKIKDLTIDGKAIDGYFVSHDQLKNGKELIILTE; translated from the coding sequence ATGATACGAACAATTCTATTAATTACATTTATTTTTACAATGGTTGGCTGCCATACGGCAAGTAACCATTCCAGTCCAAATAATCCTGAAAAGCTTACCCAATATGTGAATACGTTTCTGGGTACTGCCCCTTTGCAAGACAGTATCGATTGTGGTTACAACCCTCCCGAAGATTGGCGTGTTTGGGCAGGACTTACTTATCCGGGCGCGTCATTGCCAAATGCGATGGTGCAGTTGAGCCCGATTACAGAGTGGCGCAGCGGAGCCGGTTATGAATACGAGGACGATGTAATTTTAGCATTTACACATACCAACAAAGGCCACTGGAACCTGTGCCATATACCGGTACTTCCGGTTACCGAAGATTTTACTGATAATGATTTTGGATCAAAATTCAGTCATGAAAACGAATCGGCCGAACCGGGTTACTACCAGGTAAAGCTTGACCGATACGACATTAATGCCCGGCTGACTTCAACCTTACATTGTGGTTTTCACCAGTACGATTACCCAAAAGGGAAACCACAAAAGTTGGTGCTTAACCTTTCGCGGTCGAATGAGAGGGTGCGCGACTGGCATATTGAGCAGGTAGGCGACAATGCTTTTAAAGGATATCAGCAAACAGGTGAAAAAATATATTTCTATGCCGAAACCAACCGGACCATAGTAAACCTTGAAACAAGCGGCGAATCACGTCGTGAAATCGCCCTTGTTTCTTTTAATGAATCAGAATCGGACCAACCACTGGAACTTAAACTGGCACTTTCGTTTGTAAGTAATGAAAACGCAAAAGAGAATCTGGAAGCCGAACTGGCCGGAAAATCATTCGAGAAAGTAAAAACCGAGGCATCCGAAACATGGGAAGCTTTGTTATCAAAAATTCAGGTTGAAGGTGGTACTGAAAAGCAAAAAGAGTTGTTTTACTCATCGTTGTACCGTTCGTTTTTGTGGCCGGCATTACGCAGCGATGTAAATGGCGAATTTACCGATGCCAGCGGAAAAGTGGTCAATAAAGGATTTCGTTATTACACCAATCCGTCGTTGTGGGATACCTACCGCAACAAGCTGGTTTTACTGGGTATGTTGTCGCCCGATGTTACTGCCGACGTAATTCAGTCGCTGATCGATAAAGGCGAAAAGACCGGTTTTATGCCTACCTTTTTTCATGGCGATCATGCAGCGCCTTTTATTTCCGGTTCGTACCTGCGCGGGATTCGTGATTACGATGTGGAGAGCGCTTACCAGCTGCTTCTGAATAATGCAACCAAAGAAGGAGGTACGCGTCCGCACATTGCCGAGTATATTGAGAAAGGCTACATCTCAACACCCGAAGTGAAAAATCCACATGTAGAGTCGAAAGCAAAAGCCGGCGTTACCAAAACCCTGGAGTTTGCTTATGATGATTATGCCGTGGCACTTCTCGCAAAGGAACTGAATAAAACAGAAGATTACGAGATGCTGATGAAGCGCACTTCAAATTATAAAAACCTGTTCGATCCGTCAACAGGGTTAATGCGTGGGCGCCTTGAAAATGGTGATTGGGTACCGGATTTTAACGCGGAATATCCGTATTACGAATACATGTACCGAGAAGCCAATGCCTGGCAGTCGTCGTTTTTTGCACCACACGATACTAAAGGTTTGATTGGCTTATACAAAAGTGAAGCAGAATTCGAGGAAAAACTTGACGCTCTTTTCTCAATACCATGGAATGCAAATCACATTGCCCGCAACGTTTCATCATTTATCGGGCAGTATTGTCATGGTAATCAGCCCGATCACAGCTCCCCGTATTTGTACACCTTTATCGGGAAGCAGGAAAAATCGCAAATGTACCTCGACAGTATCATGAACCGTTTTTACGGAATGGGCGAGTGGGGGAATGCGCTTTGCGGAATGGACGATGCCGGAGAAATGTCAGCCTGGTATGTATTTGCTGCCATGGGAATTTATCCGTACTCTCCGGGCGATGCCGAATACATCGTTTCTGTTCCGTTGTTTAACTCGGTAAAATTGGATTTGGGCGAGCAATCGGAATTTAAAATTTCCAAAACTAATTCAGGAAGAAAAATAAAGGATCTGACAATTGACGGAAAAGCTATTGATGGATACTTTGTATCGCACGACCAACTCAAAAACGGGAAAGAATTAATAATTTTGACAGAATAG
- a CDS encoding glycoside hydrolase family 125 protein yields the protein MNTRRDFLKASALTVAGIGIAGGSSVLAASGRKNYVTNRPAAAERNFVSKAVEETIAAAKAKIKDPKLAWMFENCFPNTLDTTVEHGTLNGKPDTFVITGDIHAMWLRDSTAQVWPYMPLANQDDELKTLLAGVVHRQTQCVLLDRYANAFNKTKEEEVHWMSDMTDMKPGLHERKWEIDSLCYTVRLAYNYWKTTGDKSVFDADWQQAAALIVKTFKEQQRKDGLGPYKFQRETPQQLDTVANHGYGRPLKPVGLINSTFRPSDDATTYGFLIPSNIFAVVSLKQMAEISNEVTGDKAFAKECLALSNEVDAAVKEYAIVEHKKYGKVYAFEVDGFGNHTFMDDANVPSLLALPYLGLLEKEDKIYQNTRKLVWSEDNPYFFKGKAAEGIGGPHVGYDMVWPMSIIMRAMTSSDDKEISWCIKTLRDTDADTGFMHETFHKDDPANFTRSWFAWANTLFGELVLKLVNEGKENLLEV from the coding sequence ATGAATACAAGAAGAGATTTTTTAAAAGCAAGTGCATTAACGGTTGCCGGAATCGGAATCGCCGGAGGCTCATCGGTTTTGGCGGCTTCCGGTAGAAAAAACTACGTAACGAATCGTCCGGCAGCAGCTGAGCGTAATTTTGTGTCGAAGGCAGTGGAAGAAACCATTGCAGCAGCAAAAGCAAAAATTAAAGATCCGAAACTGGCATGGATGTTCGAAAACTGTTTTCCGAATACTCTGGATACAACAGTAGAGCACGGAACACTGAACGGTAAACCCGATACGTTTGTAATTACAGGTGATATTCATGCCATGTGGTTGCGCGATTCAACTGCACAGGTTTGGCCGTATATGCCGCTTGCCAATCAGGATGACGAATTGAAAACTTTGCTGGCCGGAGTTGTTCACCGTCAAACGCAATGTGTTCTGCTCGATCGTTATGCCAACGCTTTCAACAAAACAAAGGAAGAAGAAGTGCACTGGATGAGCGATATGACGGATATGAAACCCGGTTTGCACGAACGCAAATGGGAAATTGATTCGTTGTGTTATACGGTTCGTCTGGCTTACAATTACTGGAAAACTACCGGCGATAAAAGTGTTTTTGATGCCGACTGGCAGCAGGCAGCAGCGTTAATCGTAAAAACATTTAAAGAACAGCAACGCAAAGATGGCCTCGGCCCTTATAAGTTTCAGCGCGAAACTCCTCAGCAATTAGATACCGTTGCTAACCATGGTTATGGCCGCCCGCTAAAACCTGTAGGATTAATTAACTCAACGTTCCGCCCGTCGGATGATGCTACGACTTATGGTTTCCTGATTCCTTCAAACATTTTTGCGGTTGTATCATTGAAACAAATGGCTGAAATCAGCAATGAAGTTACAGGCGATAAGGCTTTTGCAAAAGAATGTTTGGCTTTATCAAACGAAGTGGATGCGGCAGTTAAGGAATATGCCATTGTAGAGCATAAAAAATACGGAAAAGTGTATGCTTTTGAGGTAGATGGTTTTGGTAACCATACTTTTATGGACGATGCCAATGTGCCAAGTTTGCTGGCTTTGCCTTACCTCGGATTGCTTGAAAAAGAAGACAAAATTTACCAAAACACCCGTAAGCTGGTTTGGAGCGAAGACAATCCTTATTTCTTCAAAGGAAAAGCTGCCGAAGGAATTGGCGGCCCTCACGTAGGTTACGATATGGTTTGGCCAATGAGTATTATTATGCGTGCTATGACCAGTTCCGACGATAAAGAAATCAGCTGGTGTATAAAAACATTGCGCGATACGGATGCCGACACCGGTTTTATGCACGAAACTTTCCACAAAGATGATCCTGCAAACTTTACCCGTTCGTGGTTTGCCTGGGCAAATACTTTATTTGGCGAGCTGGTGTTAAAGCTGGTTAACGAAGGAAAAGAGAACCTGTTAGAGGTTTAA
- a CDS encoding family 43 glycosylhydrolase has protein sequence MNKSKSELIAVIIKCFLFFAGLFPIVSCQNKAPQTDAYLFTYFTGNGPGGEAIRYAVSTDGYNYRALNNNQPVLDSKKISTSGGVRDPHILRGADGKTFYMVATDLYVPEQGWNNYAMILMKSTDLINWKTTVINIPETYPEEYGDVDRVWAPQTIYDEATGKYMVYWSMKDSGAHPDIIYYAYANKDFSGFEAAPKQLLYNPTNNACIDGDIIEKDGTFYFFHKSESGAPGIKLAISNKLTEGYTYPNFDRVDKETERVEGSGVFKLNNSDEYILMYDVYTNGRYQFTKSSDLQHFEVIDEAISMNFHPRHGTVMPITTEEYNRLMTTYAKSDDLFIDATADQLKKNNVLINGVKKTIHLPVKVGTDLSTFDPQFTAWRGVTVAPQGPQDFSKGAVEYTFTIVGQEPVVYTVTASEDHNPALVGFYADPQVLYSNKTGKYYIYPTSDGFPGWSGYYFKVFSSDDFVDWKDEGKILDMKAGDVPWADGSSWAPTIVEKKVGDNYKYYYYFSGNYVAGGGKQIGVAVADDPTGPFVAEKEPMIKVSPVGRGQQIDPCTFIDPVSGKAYIYWGNGYLAAAELNDDMVSIKKETIKVLTPKGGTLADYAFREGVYVIYREGTYYFMWSVDDTGSPNYHVAYGTSKSPMGPIKVAENPIVLIQDAASGIYGTAHHSVVQIPEKDEWYIVYHRINAKHLSDGPGYHREVCIDKMEFNEDGTIKPVVPTVKGIDPVQ, from the coding sequence ATGAATAAATCAAAATCTGAACTAATAGCCGTAATTATAAAATGTTTCCTGTTTTTTGCCGGACTGTTTCCGATCGTTTCGTGTCAAAACAAAGCTCCGCAAACCGATGCCTACCTGTTTACCTATTTTACCGGCAACGGACCGGGCGGAGAAGCCATTCGTTATGCGGTAAGTACCGATGGTTATAACTATCGTGCATTAAACAACAATCAGCCGGTATTGGATTCCAAAAAAATCAGTACGTCGGGTGGTGTGCGCGATCCGCACATTTTACGTGGTGCCGATGGTAAAACCTTTTACATGGTAGCCACCGATTTATATGTGCCTGAACAGGGTTGGAATAATTACGCGATGATCTTGATGAAATCGACTGATTTGATTAACTGGAAAACAACAGTAATTAATATTCCTGAGACTTACCCGGAAGAGTATGGTGATGTAGACCGTGTTTGGGCGCCGCAAACCATTTACGATGAAGCCACAGGAAAATATATGGTTTACTGGTCGATGAAAGACAGTGGTGCCCATCCTGATATTATCTATTATGCTTATGCCAATAAGGATTTTAGTGGTTTCGAGGCAGCACCAAAACAGTTGTTGTATAATCCAACCAATAATGCCTGTATCGACGGGGATATTATTGAAAAAGACGGTACGTTTTATTTTTTCCACAAATCGGAAAGTGGTGCACCCGGAATAAAACTGGCTATTTCTAATAAACTTACAGAGGGATACACGTATCCGAATTTTGATCGTGTGGATAAAGAAACCGAACGGGTGGAAGGTTCCGGAGTTTTCAAACTGAATAATTCTGATGAGTATATACTGATGTACGATGTTTATACCAACGGTCGCTACCAGTTTACAAAAAGTTCCGACCTGCAGCATTTCGAAGTGATTGATGAGGCGATTTCGATGAATTTTCATCCGCGACATGGTACGGTAATGCCGATAACTACGGAAGAGTACAATCGTTTAATGACAACTTATGCTAAATCTGACGATTTGTTTATTGATGCTACTGCCGATCAGTTAAAAAAGAATAACGTGCTTATTAACGGGGTGAAAAAGACGATTCATCTTCCTGTAAAAGTAGGTACCGATTTAAGCACCTTTGACCCGCAGTTTACTGCCTGGCGAGGTGTTACCGTTGCCCCGCAAGGTCCACAGGACTTTTCGAAGGGTGCAGTTGAATATACCTTTACCATTGTTGGGCAGGAGCCGGTAGTTTACACCGTTACTGCTTCAGAAGATCATAATCCGGCCCTGGTTGGTTTTTACGCCGATCCACAAGTGTTGTATTCCAACAAAACCGGGAAATACTACATCTATCCAACTTCTGACGGATTTCCGGGTTGGTCGGGCTACTATTTCAAAGTGTTTTCATCTGATGATTTTGTGGATTGGAAAGATGAAGGCAAAATTCTGGATATGAAAGCCGGCGATGTGCCATGGGCAGACGGCAGCTCCTGGGCGCCAACCATTGTGGAAAAAAAAGTGGGTGACAATTATAAATACTACTACTATTTCAGTGGAAACTATGTGGCCGGAGGAGGCAAACAAATTGGGGTAGCTGTAGCCGATGATCCAACCGGTCCGTTCGTTGCCGAAAAAGAGCCAATGATCAAAGTATCTCCTGTAGGCCGGGGACAACAAATCGATCCTTGTACTTTTATCGATCCGGTTTCAGGTAAAGCATACATTTACTGGGGTAATGGTTATCTGGCAGCAGCAGAGCTGAATGACGATATGGTTTCGATAAAAAAGGAAACAATAAAAGTATTAACGCCAAAAGGTGGAACGCTTGCTGATTATGCTTTCCGTGAAGGAGTTTATGTGATTTACCGTGAAGGAACCTATTATTTTATGTGGTCGGTTGATGATACCGGTTCACCAAACTATCATGTTGCCTACGGAACTTCCAAATCGCCAATGGGGCCAATTAAAGTGGCCGAAAATCCCATTGTACTTATTCAGGATGCCGCCAGCGGTATTTACGGTACAGCGCATCATTCAGTAGTTCAGATTCCGGAGAAAGATGAATGGTATATCGTTTATCATCGAATCAATGCAAAACATTTAAGTGATGGTCCCGGATATCACCGCGAAGTTTGTATCGATAAAATGGAATTCAATGAAGATGGTACTATTAAACCGGTTGTACCAACAGTTAAAGGCATTGATCCTGTTCAATAA
- a CDS encoding sugar-binding domain-containing protein: MKLLIALLLCLACTGGLYAQTGFGKPEQINGGWKFTLNDIENGQNIQLDDSRWKTVDLPHDWSVKGQLSPTLASATGYLPGGIAWYRKQLFIPADKKDEKVYLYFEGVYNRSEVFVNGVSLGKRPNGYISFMYDATPYIKYGEENVIAVRVDHSQSADSRWYTGSGIYRDVWVVYANPVHIEEWGVYAYPEQLKNGYQLQVEVSIENGSTESCALTVKNELFNKNNEQVAKSTNKLTVHSKQSGKIQTALNVTKPEFWSLDNPTLYTLKTSVYSGDNLIDETTTTTGFRHFTFDPNTGFALNGGSMKVKGVCLHHDAGVLGSAVPREVWKRRLLTLKEIGVNAIRTSHNPQATDLYDLCDELGMLVLNEAFDEWEFPKRKWLQGWNVGTPGFQGSFDFFEEWGEKDLEDMVKRDRNHPSIFAWSIGNEVDYPNDPYSHPVLDGGAETGFTQPIFGGYKKDAPDAKRLGDIAERLVKVVKQYDQSRPTTAGLAGVAMSNQTGYPFALDITGYNYTESLYDHDHEKYPNRILFGSENRHDIAAWKDVTSRDFVFGQFLWTGIDYLGESGRWPSRGFYSGLLDFGGFIKPRGYFRQSLWSDKPMAYLGTYPLSERSRDRGPSMDAWPVWNYGDGQSVRVVCYTNAAQAELHLNGKVVGEKKSYNEETGIIYWDIPYQDGKLEVMGMDKNGNKVSQNAIQSSGRPNEIKVISDETTIEKGKVAQIVIQVVDKEGIPVMLSDNEVTCEIYGEAQLLGLEASNNTDMSDYTDNRQRVFHGRMIVYIRAGEQEGKVRVKFSANWLKPAETGFEIR, from the coding sequence ATGAAATTACTAATAGCACTATTACTTTGTTTGGCATGCACAGGTGGGCTATATGCACAAACCGGATTTGGAAAGCCGGAACAGATAAATGGAGGTTGGAAATTTACTTTAAATGACATTGAGAACGGGCAAAACATTCAGTTGGACGATAGCCGTTGGAAAACAGTTGATCTGCCTCACGACTGGAGTGTAAAAGGACAACTAAGCCCAACTTTGGCCAGTGCAACCGGTTATTTGCCTGGAGGTATTGCGTGGTACCGGAAACAGCTATTCATTCCGGCAGATAAGAAAGATGAAAAGGTATATCTATACTTTGAAGGAGTTTACAATCGCAGCGAGGTTTTTGTTAATGGAGTGTCGCTTGGGAAACGCCCAAATGGCTATATCTCATTCATGTATGATGCTACACCTTACATAAAATATGGTGAGGAAAATGTAATTGCGGTTCGTGTAGATCACAGCCAGTCGGCCGATTCGCGCTGGTACACGGGGTCGGGTATCTACCGCGATGTTTGGGTGGTTTATGCCAATCCTGTTCACATTGAAGAGTGGGGCGTTTATGCTTATCCTGAACAACTCAAAAATGGCTACCAGCTTCAGGTTGAAGTGAGCATTGAAAACGGATCGACGGAATCATGTGCACTGACCGTTAAAAACGAATTATTTAACAAGAATAATGAACAGGTTGCGAAATCAACAAATAAGTTAACTGTACATTCTAAACAGTCGGGAAAGATTCAAACAGCCCTGAACGTGACAAAACCAGAGTTTTGGTCGCTTGACAATCCAACTCTATATACGCTGAAAACTTCGGTATACAGTGGAGATAATTTAATTGATGAAACCACAACAACAACCGGTTTCCGTCATTTTACATTCGATCCAAATACCGGATTTGCGTTAAATGGCGGGTCGATGAAAGTGAAAGGCGTTTGTTTGCATCACGATGCAGGAGTGCTGGGATCGGCTGTCCCCCGTGAAGTATGGAAGCGGCGACTTCTTACCTTGAAAGAAATTGGCGTGAATGCCATTCGTACCAGTCATAATCCGCAAGCTACAGATTTATACGATTTGTGCGATGAGCTGGGAATGCTGGTATTAAATGAAGCCTTTGATGAATGGGAGTTCCCCAAACGCAAATGGCTTCAGGGGTGGAATGTTGGTACGCCCGGCTTCCAGGGATCGTTTGACTTTTTTGAAGAATGGGGCGAGAAAGATTTGGAAGATATGGTAAAACGCGATCGCAATCATCCATCCATTTTTGCCTGGAGTATCGGTAACGAGGTGGATTATCCCAATGATCCGTACTCGCACCCTGTGTTGGATGGTGGCGCTGAAACAGGTTTTACGCAACCGATTTTCGGTGGATATAAAAAAGATGCGCCTGATGCGAAACGTTTGGGAGATATTGCAGAACGCTTGGTTAAAGTGGTGAAACAATACGATCAGTCGCGTCCAACAACAGCGGGTTTGGCGGGGGTAGCCATGTCGAACCAAACGGGTTATCCTTTTGCATTAGACATTACCGGTTATAACTATACCGAAAGTTTGTACGATCACGATCATGAAAAATATCCAAACAGGATTCTTTTTGGCAGTGAAAACCGTCATGATATTGCAGCCTGGAAAGACGTAACATCACGAGACTTTGTGTTTGGCCAGTTTCTGTGGACTGGTATTGATTATTTGGGTGAGTCCGGCCGCTGGCCATCACGTGGTTTTTATTCAGGTCTGCTGGATTTTGGCGGATTTATCAAACCACGTGGTTATTTTCGCCAGTCGTTGTGGTCGGATAAGCCAATGGCATATTTGGGAACTTATCCTCTTTCAGAACGAAGTCGGGACAGAGGGCCGTCGATGGACGCCTGGCCGGTATGGAACTACGGGGATGGACAATCCGTCCGTGTGGTGTGTTACACCAATGCAGCGCAAGCAGAACTGCATCTGAACGGCAAAGTCGTTGGAGAGAAAAAGTCATACAACGAAGAAACAGGAATTATTTACTGGGATATTCCATATCAGGATGGAAAACTGGAAGTGATGGGAATGGATAAAAACGGAAACAAGGTTAGCCAGAACGCCATACAATCCTCTGGTCGCCCGAATGAAATAAAAGTTATTTCAGATGAAACAACGATAGAAAAGGGAAAAGTGGCCCAAATCGTAATTCAGGTAGTGGATAAAGAAGGTATTCCTGTGATGTTGTCGGATAATGAGGTAACCTGCGAGATTTATGGCGAAGCCCAACTGTTGGGACTGGAAGCAAGTAATAATACAGATATGTCGGATTATACCGACAATAGACAACGTGTATTTCACGGACGTATGATTGTTTACATCCGGGCTGGAGAGCAAGAAGGAAAAGTTCGGGTGAAATTTTCTGCCAATTGGCTAAAGCCGGCTGAAACTGGTTTTGAAATCCGGTAA